One region of Nitrospinaceae bacterium genomic DNA includes:
- a CDS encoding ABC transporter ATP-binding protein, with protein MTDSAYNVSCDPVIQVKDIRKVFGVLQALSGVSFELHAGEFLTVFGPNGAGKTTLIKILSGLTRPTSGVAMVAGYDVIAGDPRLRRELGVIAHASCLYADLSALENLVFYANMYGLENPKEKASQAIEEVGLKNRMHDRIRTFSRGMQQRISIARAVLHDPSVLFLDEPFTGLDPHGSNILKEYLHSLHTEKRTIIMTTHDLSCGLEMSDKIAVQARGRFVLFENVDKLDKHRFEELYFDTINNSN; from the coding sequence ATGACAGACTCCGCCTACAATGTCTCGTGCGATCCCGTTATCCAGGTGAAAGACATTCGAAAAGTCTTCGGTGTTCTGCAGGCCTTGAGTGGAGTCAGCTTTGAATTGCATGCAGGAGAGTTTCTGACCGTTTTTGGTCCCAACGGCGCGGGGAAAACCACCTTGATCAAAATCCTGTCCGGGCTGACGCGGCCGACGAGCGGAGTGGCGATGGTGGCGGGATATGATGTGATTGCGGGAGACCCCCGGTTGCGCAGGGAACTTGGCGTTATCGCCCACGCCTCCTGCCTGTACGCCGATTTGAGCGCTCTCGAGAATCTTGTGTTTTATGCCAATATGTACGGTCTTGAAAATCCCAAAGAGAAGGCGTCCCAGGCCATAGAGGAGGTTGGGCTCAAGAATCGCATGCACGATCGCATTCGGACTTTTTCCAGAGGCATGCAACAGCGCATTTCCATCGCCCGCGCAGTCCTTCACGACCCTTCCGTGTTGTTTCTGGATGAGCCGTTCACTGGTCTCGACCCGCATGGTTCCAACATCCTTAAGGAATACCTGCATTCCCTGCACACAGAAAAACGAACGATCATCATGACCACACACGATCTTTCCTGCGGCTTGGAAATGAGCGATAAAATTGCCGTGCAAGCGAGAGGGCGGTTTGTATTGTTTGAAAATGTTGACAAATTGGACAAACACCGGTTTGAGGAGCTGTATTTTGATACGATCAACAACAGCAACTGA
- the rsmH gene encoding ribosomal RNA small subunit methyltransferase H — protein sequence MAKFHEPVLKEEVFQYLIGKKEEGLIVDGTLGDGGHTEFILKNTGPRLRVMGLDRDASALERAKKRLARFGDRVTYVHGNYSEIQSILKDSNIEKVDGFLTDLGVSSPQLDRPERGFSFMRNGPLDMRMDTSQGVTAAKLLETLPDGELESIIKNYGEERRYRKIVRAIRKAQASSPIVSTLQLSKILSGALASRRPAKIHPATRTFQALRIAVNRELMHLKSALQDSLGILNAGARVVTISFHSLEDRIVKNFFQQEEKGCICPPRIPVCVCGRKPTLKVISRRVIKPGQDEMAVNPRSSSAKMRVAERVYV from the coding sequence ATGGCGAAATTCCACGAACCGGTATTAAAAGAAGAAGTCTTTCAGTACCTGATAGGAAAGAAGGAGGAGGGGTTGATCGTGGATGGCACTCTAGGAGACGGAGGTCACACAGAATTCATTCTTAAAAACACCGGACCCCGGCTACGCGTGATGGGCTTGGACCGTGATGCCAGCGCCCTGGAAAGAGCCAAAAAACGCCTGGCCCGGTTTGGAGACAGAGTGACCTATGTCCACGGCAACTACAGCGAAATTCAAAGCATTCTAAAAGATTCCAACATCGAAAAAGTCGATGGTTTTCTAACCGACCTCGGAGTTTCCTCCCCGCAACTCGATCGTCCGGAGCGCGGATTCAGCTTCATGCGCAACGGCCCTTTAGACATGCGGATGGACACTTCCCAGGGGGTCACGGCAGCAAAGCTTCTGGAAACCCTTCCTGACGGAGAATTGGAGTCCATCATCAAGAATTACGGCGAAGAACGCCGTTACCGAAAGATCGTACGGGCGATCCGCAAAGCGCAGGCAAGCAGCCCTATTGTTTCCACTCTTCAGTTATCTAAAATCCTCTCCGGCGCATTAGCTTCAAGGCGTCCTGCAAAGATTCATCCCGCAACCCGGACCTTCCAAGCCCTGCGCATTGCTGTTAACCGCGAGCTCATGCATCTCAAATCCGCGTTGCAGGATTCCCTGGGAATCCTCAACGCGGGAGCTCGTGTGGTCACCATTTCATTTCACTCTCTGGAAGACCGAATCGTAAAAAATTTTTTTCAGCAGGAGGAAAAAGGTTGTATCTGCCCGCCGAGGATTCCCGTGTGCGTCTGTGGCAGAAAACCAACACTCAAAGTTATCAGCAGACGGGTCATCAAACCGGGCCAAGACGAAATGGCTGTCAATCCTCGCTCTTCAAGCGCAAAGATGAGAGTTGCCGAAAGGGTTTATGTTTAG
- a CDS encoding cytochrome c assembly protein produces the protein MKEETAKENYFLLWLTAGVVIAAMAAIYLYAPTEQTEGPIQRIMYFHIPSAWLSFFAFFVVFISSILFLWKKEREWDIYAHASAEIGVIFCSLVLITGPIWARPIWGAWWVWDARLTSTLILWLIYVAYLMLRSQTEPGSMRARYAAVLGIVGFLDIPLIHFSVLWWRAFHPQPKVITAQGFGIGLDSSMMATLLVSLAAFTLLYFVLMGQRIRQEKMKDELDRLKKEKLYSR, from the coding sequence ATGAAGGAAGAGACGGCAAAGGAAAACTATTTCCTGTTATGGCTGACCGCGGGAGTTGTTATCGCCGCCATGGCCGCTATTTATCTCTATGCCCCTACGGAACAGACGGAAGGACCCATTCAGCGCATCATGTATTTTCATATTCCCAGTGCCTGGCTTTCCTTTTTCGCGTTTTTTGTGGTTTTTATATCCAGTATTTTATTTCTCTGGAAAAAGGAAAGGGAGTGGGATATCTACGCGCATGCCTCGGCCGAGATCGGAGTGATTTTTTGTTCTCTGGTTCTCATAACCGGGCCTATTTGGGCCAGACCCATTTGGGGGGCCTGGTGGGTTTGGGATGCGAGGTTGACGTCGACCCTGATCCTCTGGTTGATTTACGTTGCCTATCTCATGCTCCGGTCGCAGACCGAACCGGGTTCCATGCGGGCCCGATACGCAGCAGTTCTTGGAATTGTTGGATTCCTCGATATCCCACTCATTCACTTTTCGGTTTTGTGGTGGCGGGCGTTTCATCCTCAGCCCAAAGTGATAACCGCACAAGGGTTTGGTATTGGGCTCGATTCCTCCATGATGGCCACATTGTTAGTTTCCCTCGCGGCGTTTACCTTGCTGTATTTTGTGTTGATGGGGCAAAGAATCCGTCAGGAAAAAATGAAAGATGAACTTGACCGACTCAAAAAAGAAAAACTATATTCCCGTTAA
- a CDS encoding cytochrome c biogenesis protein CcmF — translation MNDIGEFILLVALATALYGVVSYVMAINGNRIDLYLSADKTPVIVWGCVVIASIALWRAFLTDDFSLQYVWAYSNRELDTFYKVSSFWGGQKGSLLFWTLILTTYMTVVYFQNRKKNIRVMPYAMTIMLLIVIFFLFLLNFSTNPFERIPLPPEDGRGLNPLLQNYWMVIHPPTLYLGYVGFTVPFAFAMAALISKNLDDGWIRLTRKWTLLAWFFLCMGNLFGASWAYVELGWGGYWAWDPVENAAFMPLLVATAFLHSIQIQEKKDMMKVWNMSLVLLTFVMTIFGTFITRSGLIQSVHTFDEATLGYYFLGFLGVIISICVTMIILRLPLLKSKNELDSFLSRESSFLFNNLVLLGIGFATFWGTIFPIISEAVRGVKITVGPPFYNQVNVPIGLVLLALIGIGPVIAWKRATWSNLKKNFLMPVAAALIAAAVLFPIVPLKERAEIFTYITFILCVFVMTCILKEFFKGALARREQHGGTFIGEVASLTWHNKRRYGGYIVHIGVVLIFAGIAGSQAYGVHDQRHLKIGESIKLRNYTITYEKLNAVEATSVKTRVIAQIGVYRDNQRVWTGRPEKEFYKGQNQPVSEVDVLSTIVEDVYLILADFREDESATIKVYINPMVSWLWTGGWVIAFGTMVCMWPDRLEQRRRLSRMKKQEALFAPAQE, via the coding sequence ATGAATGATATCGGCGAATTTATTTTACTGGTAGCGCTTGCCACTGCTCTGTATGGCGTCGTTTCCTACGTCATGGCCATCAATGGCAACCGCATTGACCTGTACCTGAGTGCGGATAAGACCCCGGTCATTGTTTGGGGATGTGTGGTCATCGCTTCGATTGCCCTTTGGAGGGCTTTTCTAACCGATGACTTCAGCCTGCAGTACGTATGGGCGTATTCCAACCGGGAACTGGATACCTTTTATAAGGTCTCTTCGTTCTGGGGTGGGCAAAAGGGTTCCCTTCTGTTTTGGACCCTGATTCTGACCACCTACATGACCGTGGTTTATTTCCAGAACCGGAAAAAAAATATCCGTGTGATGCCCTACGCGATGACGATCATGCTGCTGATCGTCATCTTTTTTCTCTTTTTACTTAATTTTTCCACCAATCCTTTCGAACGCATCCCCCTTCCACCGGAAGATGGCCGGGGCTTGAACCCGCTCCTGCAAAATTACTGGATGGTCATTCATCCGCCGACCCTGTATCTCGGTTATGTGGGCTTTACGGTTCCCTTCGCTTTTGCGATGGCGGCCCTCATCAGCAAAAATCTCGATGACGGCTGGATTCGCCTGACCCGGAAATGGACCCTGCTGGCCTGGTTCTTTCTATGTATGGGCAATCTGTTTGGCGCTTCCTGGGCTTATGTGGAACTGGGCTGGGGCGGTTACTGGGCCTGGGACCCGGTGGAAAACGCGGCGTTCATGCCTTTGCTGGTCGCGACGGCGTTTTTACATTCCATTCAGATCCAGGAAAAAAAGGACATGATGAAGGTCTGGAACATGTCACTTGTCCTGTTGACCTTCGTGATGACCATTTTCGGAACCTTCATTACCCGAAGCGGCCTGATTCAATCCGTGCACACCTTTGACGAAGCGACGCTGGGCTATTATTTTCTGGGATTTTTAGGGGTCATCATTTCCATCTGCGTGACGATGATCATCCTCAGGCTTCCATTATTAAAAAGCAAAAACGAGCTGGATTCTTTTTTGTCCAGAGAGAGCAGTTTTCTCTTCAATAATCTCGTACTTTTGGGCATCGGATTTGCGACCTTCTGGGGAACGATTTTTCCGATCATCTCGGAAGCGGTCCGTGGCGTGAAAATCACCGTGGGTCCGCCGTTTTACAATCAGGTCAATGTTCCGATCGGGCTGGTCTTGCTGGCCCTGATAGGTATCGGTCCGGTGATCGCCTGGAAGCGGGCCACCTGGTCCAACCTGAAGAAAAACTTTCTGATGCCCGTTGCCGCCGCTCTCATTGCCGCCGCCGTGCTGTTTCCCATCGTTCCGTTAAAAGAGCGGGCGGAGATCTTTACTTACATCACGTTCATCCTTTGCGTTTTTGTGATGACTTGCATCCTGAAGGAATTTTTCAAGGGGGCGCTGGCCCGCCGGGAACAACATGGCGGCACTTTTATCGGAGAAGTCGCTTCCCTGACCTGGCACAACAAGCGCCGCTACGGAGGCTATATCGTGCATATTGGCGTGGTGCTGATCTTTGCCGGCATCGCCGGCTCGCAGGCTTATGGAGTCCACGACCAGAGGCATTTGAAGATAGGAGAAAGCATCAAACTCCGCAACTACACGATCACTTATGAGAAACTGAACGCGGTGGAGGCGACTTCCGTTAAAACCCGTGTCATTGCCCAGATCGGGGTTTACCGTGACAACCAGCGGGTATGGACGGGACGCCCGGAAAAAGAATTTTACAAAGGGCAGAATCAACCGGTGTCTGAGGTGGACGTGCTTTCCACGATCGTTGAGGATGTCTATTTGATTCTGGCCGATTTCAGAGAAGATGAATCCGCCACTATAAAAGTATACATTAATCCAATGGTCAGTTGGTTGTGGACGGGGGGATGGGTCATTGCCTTTGGAACGATGGTCTGCATGTGGCCGGACAGGCTCGAACAGAGACGAAGACTGTCCAGAATGAAAAAACAGGAAGCCCTGTTTGCCCCGGCTCAGGAGTGA
- a CDS encoding glucoamylase gives MNEANIPQDLKSFKECLKDPFSDQRDQPIENYGIIGNMRTIALVGIDGSIDWLCYPHFDSPSIFSKLLDRNKGGFFKIAPVGEFKKKQLYRPDTNVLVTRFLHKDGVGEVTDFMPMGFRGDESRDARSCQIIRMVRVVRGELKFRMECFPAFDYARQEHKVRLRKEGAIFECGDTLLALHSHVSLGIEGSGVTSEFVLRPGEPQYFFIRGAEKEEADSENICRLQRDAIELFGQTCDYWRAWLSQSHYRGRWREMVHRSALTLKLLTFAPTGAIVAAPTTSLPEELEGKRNWDYRFTWIRDASFTLYGLLRLGFTEEADAFMKWLEERCNELNPDGSLQIMYGIRGEHHLPEKELNHLCGWNNSRPVRIGNGAAGQLQLDIYGELMDSVYLYNKYGQPISYDLWINLRRLLDWVCDHWMEPDEGIWEVRGGRRHFVYSKVMCWVALDRGLRLAQKRSFPAPHDRWLKVRDQIYEEVMEKGWNPEIKSFVQFYGSHTLDASTLIMPLVMFISPNDPRMQSTLDHIMKNLVSDSLVYRYKNDETYHDGLEGEEGTFSMCTFWLVEALTRSGRLTEARMIFEKMLTFANPLGLYAEEVGSHGEQLGNYPQAFTHLALISAAYNLDKALGGGL, from the coding sequence ATGAATGAAGCCAATATCCCTCAGGATTTAAAATCATTTAAAGAGTGCCTGAAAGATCCTTTCAGCGATCAGCGCGACCAGCCGATCGAGAATTATGGAATCATAGGCAATATGCGGACAATTGCTCTGGTGGGCATCGACGGGTCCATCGACTGGTTGTGCTACCCGCATTTCGACTCTCCCAGCATATTTTCAAAGCTTCTGGACCGGAATAAAGGCGGCTTTTTTAAGATCGCCCCGGTGGGGGAGTTCAAAAAGAAACAGCTTTACCGGCCCGATACCAATGTATTGGTCACCCGGTTTTTGCATAAGGATGGAGTGGGGGAGGTGACCGATTTCATGCCCATGGGGTTTCGGGGTGATGAGTCCCGTGATGCCCGCAGTTGCCAGATCATCCGAATGGTGCGTGTCGTGCGCGGAGAATTAAAATTCCGTATGGAGTGTTTTCCGGCTTTTGATTATGCACGTCAAGAGCATAAAGTTCGTTTACGCAAGGAAGGCGCAATTTTTGAGTGCGGCGATACCTTGCTGGCCTTACATTCTCATGTTTCATTGGGAATAGAAGGTTCCGGAGTGACCTCTGAATTTGTTCTTCGCCCTGGAGAGCCGCAATATTTCTTCATACGAGGGGCGGAAAAGGAAGAGGCGGACTCCGAGAACATTTGCAGATTACAGAGAGACGCCATCGAATTGTTCGGGCAAACCTGCGATTACTGGAGAGCCTGGCTTTCCCAGAGTCATTACCGGGGCCGGTGGCGGGAAATGGTTCACCGTTCCGCTCTGACCCTCAAACTCCTCACCTTCGCTCCGACGGGCGCTATTGTCGCGGCGCCCACCACCAGCCTCCCGGAAGAACTTGAAGGAAAACGAAACTGGGACTACCGTTTCACCTGGATTCGCGACGCCAGTTTCACCCTTTACGGTTTGCTGCGTCTCGGCTTTACCGAAGAAGCGGACGCTTTCATGAAATGGTTGGAGGAGCGTTGCAATGAACTCAATCCAGACGGATCCTTACAAATCATGTATGGAATCCGGGGAGAACACCATCTTCCCGAAAAGGAATTGAACCACCTTTGCGGCTGGAACAATTCCCGTCCGGTGCGCATCGGCAATGGCGCCGCAGGCCAACTGCAGTTGGATATCTACGGCGAATTAATGGATTCTGTATATTTGTATAATAAATACGGACAACCCATTTCCTACGATTTGTGGATCAATTTACGGCGCTTGCTGGATTGGGTTTGCGATCACTGGATGGAACCGGACGAAGGCATTTGGGAGGTGCGTGGCGGTCGGCGGCATTTCGTTTATTCCAAGGTCATGTGCTGGGTGGCGTTGGATCGCGGATTGAGACTGGCCCAGAAACGAAGTTTTCCCGCTCCCCATGACCGATGGCTCAAGGTCCGCGATCAAATTTATGAAGAAGTCATGGAAAAAGGCTGGAATCCTGAAATCAAAAGTTTCGTTCAATTCTACGGATCCCACACGCTCGATGCCAGCACCCTGATCATGCCGCTGGTGATGTTCATTTCACCCAACGATCCGAGAATGCAATCGACACTCGATCACATCATGAAAAACCTGGTTTCCGACAGTTTGGTCTACCGCTATAAAAACGACGAAACCTATCATGACGGATTGGAAGGCGAAGAAGGCACGTTTTCCATGTGCACGTTCTGGCTGGTGGAAGCCTTGACCCGCTCCGGGCGCCTGACAGAGGCCCGTATGATCTTTGAAAAGATGCTGACCTTCGCCAATCCCCTGGGTCTTTATGCGGAAGAGGTGGGGTCGCACGGCGAACAATTGGGAAATTACCCTCAGGCGTTCACGCACCTCGCCTTGATCAGCGCGGCCTACAACCTGGACAAAGCCTTAGGCGGTGGCTTGTGA
- the ccmE gene encoding cytochrome C biogenesis protein CcmE — MMPKKTKFVIGSAFIVIAIGYLISMGISTTSQYFFTVDELMSQKVSYAGTGLKVKGNVVNGSIVRDSDNFLKINFSIEDKSSNLDVIYEGIIPDMFKDGQEVVVEGTLAKDGVFHANTLLTSCPSKYEAEKEAGKSHPGTLPNLDKYKDLNPKSTESLPKTKI; from the coding sequence ATGATGCCGAAAAAGACCAAATTTGTGATTGGCAGTGCTTTTATCGTGATTGCGATCGGGTACCTTATCAGTATGGGGATCAGCACCACTTCTCAATACTTTTTCACGGTGGATGAATTGATGAGCCAGAAGGTTTCCTATGCAGGTACCGGCTTAAAGGTGAAGGGAAACGTGGTCAACGGTTCCATTGTCCGGGACTCTGACAATTTTTTGAAAATCAATTTTTCTATCGAGGACAAGAGTTCCAATCTTGATGTCATATACGAAGGAATCATTCCGGATATGTTCAAGGATGGGCAGGAAGTGGTGGTTGAGGGAACGTTAGCCAAGGATGGGGTGTTTCATGCAAATACGCTGTTGACCAGTTGCCCGTCAAAGTACGAGGCCGAAAAGGAAGCCGGGAAATCGCACCCCGGAACCTTGCCGAATCTGGATAAATATAAAGACTTAAATCCCAAATCAACAGAATCCTTACCAAAAACCAAGATTTAA
- a CDS encoding UDP-N-acetylmuramoyl-L-alanyl-D-glutamate--2, 6-diaminopimelate ligase, with protein METSAEKNLLTLSMKLPTTVGTKQASRLSQLIEGFPVLNAVGTLEKEISSITFDSRKATPGSLFVAIHGLKQDGSRFIQDALKRGASAFISELPVHRLNELGLESGDTTALCVEDSRKALAWVSAIHYRHPSRNMGVIGITGTNGKTTLTYILEALYQTRNVKTGVIGTINYRYADFEAPASVTTPESLDINRMLRDMAEKGITDCFLEVSSHSLALKRVHALNFSLGVFTNLSRDHLDFHVTMEHYKNAKKGFFRDHSMEKQVINIDDPVGREIVRETGRPTLTTGIDQPADVKAEDYVLSESGSRFVLKTPSGSREMHTPLLGKHNIYNLLSGSAAAYFQGFSLDEIEQGLEAAECIPGRFESIDCGQDFSVVVDYAHTHEALENALTAATTLTSNNIIVVFGCGGDRDRGKRKEMGRVALEMGDFAVITSDNPRTEDPKRILDDIVAGVPSSARENRDYKVIENRRQAIEYAVAMARPGDLVLIAGKGHEDYQILGSEKIHFDDREIAAEAINQRMKVD; from the coding sequence ATGGAAACCTCTGCCGAAAAAAACTTGTTAACACTTTCAATGAAGCTTCCGACAACCGTGGGTACGAAACAAGCCAGCAGACTGTCGCAACTGATCGAAGGGTTTCCTGTCCTCAATGCCGTGGGGACGCTGGAAAAAGAAATTTCCTCGATCACGTTTGATTCCAGAAAGGCGACGCCTGGAAGTCTGTTTGTCGCCATTCACGGATTGAAGCAGGACGGCAGCCGGTTCATTCAGGATGCCCTCAAACGCGGGGCGTCTGCATTCATCTCGGAATTGCCGGTTCATCGATTGAATGAATTGGGGCTCGAGTCAGGAGATACAACCGCGCTCTGTGTTGAGGACAGCCGCAAAGCTCTTGCCTGGGTCAGCGCCATTCACTATAGACACCCTTCACGGAACATGGGAGTCATCGGTATCACGGGAACCAACGGTAAAACCACATTGACCTATATTCTGGAAGCCCTGTACCAGACCCGCAATGTGAAAACCGGTGTGATTGGAACCATCAATTACCGCTATGCGGATTTTGAAGCACCCGCCTCCGTGACCACGCCCGAATCTCTGGACATCAACCGTATGCTCAGGGACATGGCGGAAAAAGGAATCACGGATTGTTTTCTGGAGGTTTCATCGCATTCTCTCGCTCTAAAACGGGTGCACGCTCTTAATTTTTCTCTTGGGGTCTTCACCAACCTGAGCCGCGACCATCTCGATTTTCACGTCACCATGGAACATTACAAAAACGCCAAGAAGGGGTTTTTCCGGGACCATTCCATGGAAAAACAAGTCATCAATATCGACGATCCGGTGGGCCGGGAAATCGTCCGCGAAACCGGCCGCCCGACATTGACCACCGGCATCGACCAACCTGCCGACGTCAAAGCGGAGGATTACGTGCTTTCTGAATCCGGGAGCCGGTTCGTCCTCAAGACACCTTCCGGAAGCCGGGAAATGCACACCCCGCTTCTAGGCAAACACAACATTTATAATCTTCTCAGCGGATCGGCGGCGGCTTATTTCCAAGGGTTCTCCCTCGATGAAATCGAACAGGGGCTGGAAGCCGCCGAATGTATTCCGGGACGATTCGAATCCATCGATTGCGGCCAGGATTTTTCCGTCGTGGTGGATTACGCGCACACCCATGAAGCCCTGGAAAACGCACTGACCGCCGCCACGACTTTAACTTCAAACAACATCATCGTCGTGTTCGGGTGCGGCGGAGACCGCGACCGCGGCAAGCGCAAGGAAATGGGACGCGTCGCGCTGGAAATGGGTGACTTTGCCGTCATCACCTCCGACAACCCCCGGACCGAAGACCCGAAACGCATCCTTGACGATATTGTCGCAGGCGTCCCGTCTTCGGCCAGAGAAAACCGGGATTACAAGGTGATTGAGAACCGGAGGCAAGCCATCGAATACGCTGTAGCAATGGCCCGGCCGGGTGATCTTGTTTTGATCGCGGGAAAAGGACATGAGGATTATCAAATCCTCGGCTCAGAAAAAATTCACTTTGACGACCGCGAAATCGCGGCGGAAGCCATCAACCAAAGGATGAAAGTTGATTGA
- a CDS encoding heme ABC transporter permease, with the protein MRLYLNQIKTIVWKDLVTELKTRELFSSMFVFAVLVIIIFIFTVDLSIVKANEVGPGILWVAFLFAGTLGLNRSFMLEKENGCLEGLVLTPADRTAIYFGKLISNLIFLLIMEAFILPLFMVFFNVDLLSHLGPLLLVILMGTFGFCTIGTLLSSLSSNLKTREIMLPILLYPLIIPIAIAAVRMTSQLLSGESLGTMMNWVGLTLAFDIIFLGVSIMTIDHILEE; encoded by the coding sequence ATGCGCCTGTATCTCAATCAGATAAAAACCATCGTCTGGAAGGACCTTGTCACGGAACTGAAGACAAGGGAGCTTTTCAGCAGCATGTTTGTTTTTGCGGTCCTGGTGATCATCATTTTTATTTTCACCGTCGATTTGAGTATTGTGAAAGCCAATGAGGTCGGACCGGGCATTCTATGGGTGGCTTTCCTTTTTGCGGGAACTTTGGGTTTAAACCGGTCTTTCATGCTGGAGAAAGAAAACGGCTGTCTGGAGGGGTTGGTCCTGACACCGGCGGATCGGACCGCCATTTATTTCGGCAAGTTGATAAGCAATCTGATTTTTCTGCTGATCATGGAAGCCTTCATTTTGCCCTTATTTATGGTATTTTTTAATGTGGATCTATTGAGTCATCTGGGGCCCCTGCTGCTGGTTATATTAATGGGCACCTTCGGGTTTTGCACCATCGGAACCCTGTTGTCCTCCCTGTCGTCCAATTTAAAAACCAGGGAAATCATGCTCCCCATTCTTTTGTATCCTCTGATCATCCCCATTGCGATTGCGGCGGTGCGGATGACCAGCCAGCTTCTTTCAGGAGAATCATTGGGAACGATGATGAATTGGGTCGGGTTGACCCTGGCGTTTGATATTATATTCCTGGGAGTTTCCATCATGACGATCGACCATATTTTAGAGGAGTAG
- the ftsI gene encoding penicillin-binding protein codes for MRKKNQTLSKDFRSVLRFRLILIASLFILYGATLGARLFFLQIINHEALAAQSEKQYAATTKIVYGRGTILDRNQNELAMNVEVESVYITPSKVVDKQHTARTLASHLQLDQKKVYNKISSKKHFVWIKRKCDLKASEKLRRLDLPGVGFISEQKRFYPKRELAANVTGFVGLDNQGLSGVEHHYQSTLKGTTVRRVIEKDARGRNIGAIGQSGKSKTKSRDVVLTLDEVIQFITERHLKEQIEKYQAEAGTAIVMEPYTGEILALANFPHFNPNKYLAYPPQKWKNPAISSSFEPGSIFKPIAAAAALDSGAAKPNDLFFCENGKIHIGRVPIGEASNHRFGWLSLQNIIVKSSNIGAIKIAQKIGNQSFYNYIRKFGFGDKTGIDLPGESPGQLKHVSQWSDLSLASISFGHEIAVTPIQMVAALSAIANGGNLMLPRITKAVLKNGKVVETYTPKGVRRVISEKTSRQMIEILKKTVKTGTGTPAALTGFEAAGKTGTAQKYDKVSGAYSKKDYLSSFVGFVPADAPKLVVLVMIDSPRKAYWGGEVAGPVFRKISKEVLRYLNVPAKDERVYFLSRA; via the coding sequence ATGCGTAAAAAAAACCAGACTCTATCAAAGGATTTTCGTTCGGTCCTGCGGTTTCGCCTGATCTTGATCGCCAGTCTTTTTATTCTATACGGGGCCACCCTGGGTGCGCGGCTGTTTTTCCTGCAAATCATCAATCATGAGGCGTTGGCCGCTCAATCCGAAAAACAATACGCGGCCACCACCAAAATTGTTTACGGGCGGGGAACCATTCTGGACCGCAATCAAAATGAACTGGCCATGAATGTTGAGGTGGAATCCGTCTACATCACCCCCTCCAAAGTGGTGGACAAACAACACACCGCCAGAACGCTCGCTTCTCATCTCCAACTGGATCAAAAAAAAGTCTATAACAAAATCTCTTCCAAAAAACATTTTGTCTGGATCAAGCGCAAATGCGACCTCAAGGCGTCTGAAAAGCTGCGCCGCCTCGACTTGCCGGGGGTCGGCTTTATTTCCGAACAAAAGCGGTTTTACCCCAAGCGCGAACTGGCCGCCAATGTGACCGGATTTGTAGGGTTGGACAATCAGGGCCTTTCCGGAGTCGAGCATCACTATCAATCCACCCTCAAGGGAACAACCGTGCGCCGGGTCATAGAAAAGGACGCGCGCGGGCGAAACATCGGCGCGATCGGGCAATCGGGCAAATCGAAGACAAAAAGCCGGGATGTCGTGCTGACCCTGGATGAAGTGATTCAATTCATCACGGAGCGCCATTTAAAGGAACAAATCGAAAAATACCAGGCAGAAGCAGGAACGGCGATCGTCATGGAACCCTACACGGGGGAAATCCTGGCCCTGGCCAATTTTCCGCATTTCAATCCCAATAAGTACCTGGCCTATCCTCCGCAAAAATGGAAAAACCCCGCCATTTCCAGCTCTTTCGAACCGGGGTCTATATTCAAACCCATCGCCGCCGCCGCGGCTCTCGATTCGGGAGCGGCAAAGCCCAATGACCTTTTCTTTTGTGAAAACGGGAAAATCCATATTGGCCGGGTCCCTATCGGGGAAGCCTCCAACCACCGTTTCGGCTGGTTGAGCCTGCAGAATATCATCGTCAAATCCAGCAACATCGGAGCTATAAAAATCGCGCAAAAAATTGGTAATCAAAGCTTTTACAATTACATCCGGAAATTTGGTTTCGGAGACAAAACCGGGATTGACCTTCCAGGAGAATCCCCCGGACAACTGAAACACGTTTCTCAATGGTCGGATTTGTCCCTCGCTTCGATCTCCTTCGGGCATGAAATCGCGGTCACCCCCATTCAAATGGTCGCGGCGTTGAGCGCCATCGCCAACGGTGGAAATCTCATGCTTCCACGAATTACAAAAGCGGTCCTAAAAAATGGTAAAGTGGTAGAAACCTATACACCTAAAGGGGTCCGCAGAGTCATCTCGGAGAAAACCAGCCGCCAGATGATTGAGATTTTGAAAAAAACCGTCAAAACCGGAACCGGAACACCAGCCGCGCTTACCGGTTTTGAAGCCGCTGGAAAAACAGGAACGGCGCAAAAGTACGACAAGGTCTCCGGCGCTTATTCGAAAAAAGACTATCTCTCTTCATTTGTCGGGTTTGTTCCCGCGGACGCTCCTAAGTTGGTGGTTTTGGTGATGATCGACTCCCCACGCAAAGCTTACTGGGGAGGCGAAGTGGCGGGGCCGGTTTTTAGAAAAATCTCGAAAGAGGTTTTGCGATACCTCAACGTGCCCGCGAAAGACGAGCGGGTCTACTTTCTCAGTCGCGCCTGA